One genomic region from Arthrobacter sp. FB24 encodes:
- a CDS encoding energy-coupling factor ABC transporter ATP-binding protein, whose protein sequence is MGSILLDGVNVRVAVDGRPQPKTLLDGISLNLTEQRIGVIGANGSGKSTLLRLLNGLVAPSNGTVTVDGDDTVGAVRSVRRKVGFVFTDPLSQLVMPTGREDVELSLRRSIRKTRERQEAAAAILNRFGLMALADQSIYELSGGERQLMALAAVLAVEPAVLVLDEPSTLLDLRNRELLRRTLAGLSQQIVMSTHDLELVRDMDRVLVVESGHVVFDGGAAAAVEHYRDLAAAGLPPADGAPPVSAMSTPHRPEDT, encoded by the coding sequence ATGGGCAGCATCCTGCTGGACGGCGTCAACGTCCGGGTGGCGGTGGATGGACGGCCGCAGCCCAAGACACTCCTGGATGGAATCTCGCTGAACCTGACCGAGCAGCGGATCGGCGTGATCGGAGCGAACGGGTCGGGCAAGTCCACCCTCCTGCGGCTCCTAAACGGACTGGTTGCACCGAGCAACGGAACAGTCACCGTTGACGGTGACGATACCGTGGGTGCCGTTCGTTCCGTGCGCCGCAAAGTCGGTTTTGTGTTCACGGACCCGCTCTCCCAGCTCGTGATGCCTACCGGCCGGGAAGACGTGGAACTCTCGCTGCGGCGTTCCATCCGTAAGACGCGCGAGCGTCAGGAAGCTGCGGCGGCCATCCTCAACCGTTTTGGGCTGATGGCGCTTGCCGACCAAAGCATCTATGAGCTGTCCGGCGGAGAACGGCAGCTGATGGCCCTGGCCGCTGTCCTTGCCGTTGAGCCTGCGGTATTGGTGCTGGACGAGCCGTCCACGCTGCTGGACCTTCGGAACCGCGAGCTTCTCCGCCGCACCCTCGCAGGCCTCAGCCAGCAGATCGTGATGTCCACGCACGACCTCGAGCTGGTCCGGGACATGGACCGCGTCCTGGTGGTGGAGTCCGGTCACGTGGTGTTCGACGGCGGTGCCGCCGCCGCCGTCGAACACTACAGGGACCTGGCCGCCGCCGGCCTCCCGCCGGCGGACGGCGCCCCGCCGGTCAGCGCCATGTCTACACCGCACCGTCCGGAGGACACGTGA
- a CDS encoding metal-sulfur cluster assembly factor → MTEIKAARTGLEDVEEALKDVIDPELGVNIVDLGLLYGLKYSDDDGALLIDMTLTTAACPLTDVIEEQVGKALDGVVDDWRLNWVWMPPWGPERITEDGRDQMRALGFNI, encoded by the coding sequence ATGACCGAAATCAAAGCGGCCCGAACGGGCCTCGAAGATGTCGAAGAGGCACTGAAGGACGTCATCGACCCCGAGCTGGGCGTCAACATCGTTGACCTCGGGCTGCTGTACGGCCTGAAGTACTCGGACGACGACGGCGCCCTCCTGATCGACATGACGCTCACCACGGCGGCCTGCCCGCTCACGGACGTCATTGAGGAGCAGGTCGGTAAGGCCCTCGACGGCGTCGTGGACGATTGGCGGCTGAACTGGGTGTGGATGCCGCCATGGGGTCCGGAGCGGATCACCGAAGACGGACGCGACCAGATGCGTGCGCTGGGCTTCAATATCTAG
- a CDS encoding thiolase family protein gives MAKPGAGELPPEQLPPDRQPVVISALRTPVRRVNGAFKELRAHELLAPVLRGLLTDTGLPANAVSDVVVGNAVGGGGNVARLAALEAGLPVSVPGVTVDRQCGSGLDAIVLASRLVAAGGNGAFLAGGVESISTAPLRANRSADGSPAFFRRAQFVPLSFGDPDMGCAAENVAAEFGISRDRQDRFALRSHRLALAAAAAGRYSGETVPLQAASGTVESDDGPRAGMSAALISRFPPAFAEGGTVTAGNSCFDADAASAVVVTSLQRARELGAADGLLVLDTDTAGVDPRVLGMGAAAAAGRLLARRGVTAEDIDLVEFNEAFASQTLACLDALGIDPDRANLDGGALALGHAYGASGAVLVTRLLAQARGNSAPGRRAGQLALAMISIAGGMGTAALFRYERLDSA, from the coding sequence TTGGCTAAGCCTGGGGCAGGAGAGTTGCCGCCCGAGCAGTTGCCGCCGGACCGGCAGCCGGTGGTCATCTCAGCCCTGCGGACCCCTGTCCGGAGGGTCAATGGCGCCTTCAAGGAGCTCCGCGCGCATGAGCTACTCGCCCCTGTTTTGCGCGGCCTCCTGACAGACACCGGCCTGCCGGCAAACGCTGTTTCGGACGTTGTGGTCGGTAACGCCGTGGGGGGAGGAGGCAACGTCGCGCGCCTTGCTGCCCTCGAAGCGGGTTTGCCGGTCAGCGTTCCCGGCGTGACCGTGGACCGGCAGTGCGGGTCCGGGCTGGACGCCATTGTGCTCGCGTCGCGGCTCGTCGCGGCCGGAGGCAACGGCGCCTTCCTCGCGGGCGGCGTGGAGAGCATCAGCACCGCGCCGCTGCGTGCGAACAGGTCCGCCGACGGCAGTCCCGCCTTTTTCCGCCGCGCCCAGTTCGTCCCGCTCAGTTTCGGCGACCCGGACATGGGGTGCGCCGCGGAAAACGTAGCGGCCGAATTCGGTATCAGCCGTGACCGGCAGGACCGGTTTGCGTTGCGCAGCCACCGCCTGGCACTGGCAGCCGCAGCCGCCGGACGCTATTCCGGTGAGACGGTGCCGCTGCAGGCCGCGTCTGGAACGGTGGAGTCCGACGACGGTCCGCGGGCCGGCATGTCGGCCGCCCTGATATCGCGGTTCCCGCCCGCCTTCGCCGAGGGCGGCACCGTCACCGCCGGGAACTCCTGCTTCGATGCGGATGCCGCATCCGCCGTCGTCGTTACTTCGCTGCAGCGTGCACGGGAACTGGGGGCGGCGGACGGGCTCCTGGTGCTGGACACCGATACCGCGGGCGTGGACCCGCGCGTTCTGGGCATGGGGGCCGCCGCGGCGGCCGGGCGCCTGCTGGCGCGGCGCGGTGTCACGGCCGAGGACATTGACCTCGTGGAATTCAATGAGGCCTTCGCGTCTCAGACGCTCGCCTGCCTGGACGCCCTCGGCATCGACCCGGATCGGGCAAACCTCGACGGCGGCGCGCTGGCTTTGGGCCATGCGTACGGTGCCTCGGGCGCTGTGCTTGTGACGAGGCTCCTCGCCCAGGCGCGGGGGAATTCTGCACCGGGCCGCCGGGCCGGGCAGCTGGCGCTGGCCATGATCAGCATTGCGGGCGGCATGGGAACCGCCGCCCTCTTCCGGTACGAACGGCTCGACAGCGCCTAG
- the sufC gene encoding Fe-S cluster assembly ATPase SufC has translation MSTLEIKDLHVSIETEQGTKEILKGVSLTIRTGETHAIMGPNGSGKSTLASTIAGHPRYNVTSGTITLDGEDVLAMTVDERARAGLFLAMQYPVEVPGVSMTNFLRTAKTAIDGEAPKLRTWTKDVKAAMQKLRIDADFTQRNVNEGFSGGEKKRVEILQLELFKPKFAVLDETDSGLDVDALKVVSEGVNRAHAEGNMGTLLITHYTRILRYIKPEFVHVFVDGQVVEEGGPELADRLEEEGYDRYAKGAGAATIAAADAAVQG, from the coding sequence ATGTCAACTCTTGAGATCAAGGACCTGCACGTCAGCATTGAGACGGAGCAGGGCACCAAGGAGATCCTGAAGGGCGTCAGCCTGACCATCAGGACCGGCGAAACCCACGCCATCATGGGCCCCAACGGCTCGGGCAAGTCCACGCTGGCGTCGACCATTGCCGGCCACCCGCGCTACAACGTCACCAGCGGCACCATCACGCTGGACGGCGAAGATGTCCTGGCCATGACCGTGGACGAGCGCGCCCGCGCCGGCCTGTTCCTGGCCATGCAGTACCCGGTGGAGGTCCCCGGCGTCAGCATGACCAACTTCCTGCGGACCGCCAAGACCGCCATCGACGGCGAGGCTCCCAAGCTGCGTACCTGGACCAAGGACGTCAAGGCTGCCATGCAGAAGCTGCGCATCGACGCCGACTTCACGCAGCGCAACGTCAACGAAGGCTTCTCCGGCGGCGAGAAGAAGCGCGTGGAGATCCTCCAGCTGGAACTCTTCAAGCCGAAGTTCGCCGTCCTGGACGAAACCGACTCCGGCCTGGACGTCGACGCCTTGAAGGTCGTTTCCGAAGGCGTCAACCGCGCCCACGCCGAAGGCAACATGGGCACGCTGCTCATCACGCACTACACGCGGATCCTGCGCTACATCAAGCCTGAGTTCGTCCACGTCTTCGTCGACGGCCAGGTTGTCGAAGAGGGCGGCCCGGAACTTGCCGACCGCCTCGAAGAAGAAGGCTACGATCGTTACGCCAAGGGTGCGGGCGCAGCCACCATCGCTGCAGCCGACGCTGCAGTCCAGGGCTAG
- a CDS encoding DUF3099 domain-containing protein: MTLAKRPGPSTSGEPDAVSGDAQVHSITEAATAHSEEMRVRMIKYAVAMGIRMVCLILVFVVDGWFKVLPIAGAVFLPWIAVVIANGSDKAEIHSDSLLDAAPLAELEAPDSPAAVADEGPTVLQGELIEDEDDNDGQERAAS, translated from the coding sequence GTGACACTTGCAAAACGACCCGGACCTTCGACGTCCGGTGAACCGGACGCTGTCTCCGGTGACGCCCAGGTGCACAGCATCACGGAGGCCGCCACTGCCCACTCGGAAGAGATGCGCGTGCGGATGATCAAGTACGCCGTGGCAATGGGCATCCGCATGGTGTGCCTGATCCTGGTGTTCGTTGTTGATGGCTGGTTCAAAGTCCTGCCGATCGCCGGGGCGGTGTTTCTTCCGTGGATCGCCGTGGTCATCGCCAACGGCAGCGACAAGGCGGAGATCCACAGCGATTCCCTGCTGGACGCCGCCCCGCTTGCAGAGCTCGAAGCACCGGATTCGCCGGCTGCCGTCGCGGACGAAGGGCCCACGGTTCTCCAAGGCGAACTCATCGAGGACGAAGACGATAACGACGGCCAGGAACGGGCAGCTTCATGA
- a CDS encoding YbaK/EbsC family protein has product MTSPDGVPAPVANVRRVLAALGAEDTVTMFDSKVPTAAAAAATLGCEVAAITNSLVFDVDGVPLLILASGAARVDTALVAARLGTGRIRRASPAYVLEHTGQEVGGVAPVGHPERIRTVLDESLKAHNLLWAGAGDHHSMFSITYNELKKITGAEEMPVR; this is encoded by the coding sequence GTGACAAGCCCTGATGGCGTTCCCGCGCCCGTCGCCAACGTCAGGCGCGTCCTCGCCGCCCTTGGCGCCGAGGACACGGTGACCATGTTCGACTCAAAAGTCCCGACGGCGGCGGCGGCAGCTGCGACGCTGGGCTGCGAAGTAGCGGCCATCACCAACAGCCTGGTGTTCGACGTCGACGGCGTTCCCCTGCTGATCCTGGCCAGCGGTGCGGCGAGGGTGGACACTGCGCTGGTAGCAGCCCGGTTGGGAACAGGAAGGATCCGCCGCGCGTCCCCCGCCTACGTCCTGGAACATACCGGCCAGGAAGTAGGAGGAGTGGCCCCTGTAGGCCACCCGGAAAGGATCAGAACAGTGTTGGACGAGTCCCTCAAAGCCCACAACCTGCTCTGGGCCGGAGCAGGAGACCACCACTCGATGTTCAGCATCACCTACAACGAGCTGAAGAAGATCACAGGCGCAGAAGAGATGCCGGTCCGCTAG
- a CDS encoding biotin transporter BioY: MTKTDNAVTGQAAASRQSGGKPARNRWNATDLGLIAVFAALVAGSALIAAIPVGGLGVPITLQTLAVMLTGLALGPGRAFAAVGLYTLLGLAGLPIFSGGRSGLGILAGPSAGYIVAFPLAALVVGWLTTIVLRRTLKYRGLFLFAAAMATSIVVVHGLGVLGMMVNGKLDLSKAFVLDLAYYPGDIVKNVLAVTIALALHKAFPDLLIRRPGIRNPGAAKASN; this comes from the coding sequence ATGACCAAGACTGACAACGCAGTTACCGGCCAGGCTGCAGCCAGCCGTCAATCAGGCGGCAAACCGGCCCGCAACCGCTGGAATGCCACGGACCTCGGCCTTATCGCCGTCTTTGCCGCCCTCGTGGCCGGCTCTGCGCTCATTGCAGCCATTCCGGTGGGCGGACTTGGCGTCCCCATCACCCTGCAGACCCTCGCCGTGATGCTTACCGGGCTGGCGTTGGGCCCCGGTCGGGCGTTCGCCGCAGTCGGCCTTTACACCCTGCTGGGGCTGGCGGGCCTGCCGATCTTCAGCGGCGGACGGAGCGGGCTGGGGATCCTCGCCGGACCCTCCGCAGGCTACATCGTCGCCTTCCCGCTCGCAGCCCTGGTGGTCGGCTGGCTGACCACCATCGTGCTTCGCCGCACCCTGAAATACCGGGGGCTGTTCCTTTTCGCTGCGGCTATGGCCACAAGCATCGTCGTGGTCCACGGCCTGGGCGTGCTCGGAATGATGGTCAACGGCAAACTCGACCTTTCCAAGGCGTTCGTCCTTGACCTTGCCTACTACCCCGGCGACATCGTCAAGAACGTCCTGGCAGTCACCATCGCACTCGCCCTGCACAAGGCGTTCCCGGATCTCCTGATCCGCCGTCCCGGTATCCGGAACCCCGGGGCGGCCAAGGCCAGCAACTAG
- a CDS encoding class I adenylate-forming enzyme family protein: MPFLNRLQRWADDRPDDTAVVVAGRHLSWAALRDAAAARAAEIGPVTVLAEPNSVDFAVSYAAAVAGDRQCAVLDPTWPAQLKADIAARLHTGAAAVSGRPASDELRDGTPESPFLIGLTSGTTSVPKAFTRSRRSWQLSFDASIEFFGLTPQDKTLAPGPLAASLNLYALSECLYAGSEFHTLETFDVGDVHAAITHDGITRLVLVPTMLRLLSERGLAGCVDASGVTSIICAGSKLDARTLEAARRWAPRATIFEYYGASELSFVSGAGLRSGAPLDAGGTGIGKPFPGVEVRILDDDGALLPDGTDGNICVRSGMVSNGYLWGDDGQALRCFDGWFTVGDQGYLLDGELHILGRRADMIITSGKNVYPHEVELALASVPGVAAAVASGMADDVRGQRVVAGVVPSHGGITAVQLKAGLDDVLPRDKRPLQYFALTELPVTDRGKVSRQLLLDWIERGDTRVRRLG; the protein is encoded by the coding sequence ATGCCTTTCCTCAACAGACTCCAACGCTGGGCCGATGACCGCCCCGACGACACCGCCGTCGTCGTGGCGGGCCGGCACCTCAGCTGGGCCGCGCTGCGGGACGCTGCCGCAGCCCGGGCCGCGGAAATCGGACCGGTAACCGTGCTGGCCGAGCCCAATTCCGTGGATTTCGCTGTGTCCTATGCCGCCGCGGTTGCCGGCGACCGGCAGTGTGCCGTCCTCGACCCCACCTGGCCCGCGCAGCTCAAAGCCGACATAGCGGCCCGGCTGCACACCGGCGCCGCTGCCGTATCCGGCCGGCCTGCTTCCGATGAGCTCCGCGACGGCACCCCGGAATCCCCCTTCCTGATCGGACTGACCTCCGGCACCACGTCTGTGCCCAAGGCGTTCACGAGGTCCCGGCGTTCCTGGCAGCTTTCCTTCGACGCGTCCATTGAGTTCTTCGGACTGACCCCGCAGGACAAGACGCTCGCCCCGGGGCCGCTGGCGGCCAGCCTCAACCTGTACGCGCTGTCCGAGTGCCTGTATGCCGGCTCCGAGTTCCACACCCTGGAAACGTTCGACGTCGGCGACGTGCACGCCGCCATCACGCATGACGGCATCACACGGCTTGTCCTGGTCCCCACCATGCTCCGGTTGCTCAGTGAGCGCGGCCTGGCCGGCTGCGTGGACGCTTCCGGCGTCACGTCCATCATCTGCGCCGGGTCCAAGCTGGATGCCCGCACCCTGGAGGCCGCCCGCCGCTGGGCACCCAGGGCCACCATCTTCGAGTATTACGGTGCCTCCGAACTAAGCTTCGTTTCGGGCGCCGGCCTGCGCTCCGGAGCGCCGCTGGACGCCGGCGGAACGGGCATCGGGAAACCGTTCCCCGGCGTCGAAGTGCGGATCCTGGACGACGACGGCGCCCTGCTTCCCGACGGAACGGACGGCAACATCTGCGTCCGCAGCGGTATGGTCAGCAACGGCTACCTGTGGGGCGACGACGGGCAGGCACTGCGCTGCTTCGACGGCTGGTTCACCGTGGGGGACCAGGGCTACCTGCTGGACGGTGAGCTCCATATCCTGGGCCGTCGGGCGGACATGATCATCACCTCCGGCAAGAACGTCTATCCGCACGAGGTGGAACTGGCCCTCGCCTCCGTCCCCGGCGTTGCTGCCGCCGTCGCGTCAGGCATGGCAGACGATGTCCGCGGGCAGCGGGTGGTTGCCGGCGTGGTCCCTTCCCATGGCGGCATCACGGCAGTCCAGCTGAAGGCCGGGCTTGACGATGTGCTGCCCCGGGACAAGCGGCCGCTGCAGTATTTTGCCCTCACGGAACTGCCGGTGACGGACCGCGGGAAAGTCAGCAGGCAGCTTCTGCTGGACTGGATTGAACGCGGGGATACCAGGGTCCGCCGCCTTGGCTAA
- a CDS encoding energy-coupling factor transporter transmembrane component T family protein: MSGHGFLLVNYVPGTSLVHRAPLWLKFVLVVGCGMASFLVVDWVVAAAALGLMSALFLASGAGPARLFRAVRPILPVMAAIGLFQWWQLGGPVAARIVLNVLVCVVAASILTATTPMQRLLDGVVSLAVPFRRFGADPERFALTIAIMLRSIPFIAGAYSEVRDSARARGLERNPRALVLPVFITTVAYARQTGDALAARGLGEPGTADDDDQPNR; the protein is encoded by the coding sequence GTGAGCGGCCACGGATTCCTGCTGGTCAACTACGTTCCCGGGACGTCCCTGGTGCACCGGGCGCCCCTCTGGCTGAAGTTCGTCCTGGTGGTTGGCTGCGGCATGGCCTCTTTCCTGGTGGTGGACTGGGTGGTTGCCGCGGCGGCGCTGGGCCTGATGTCCGCACTGTTCCTCGCCAGCGGCGCCGGCCCGGCTCGTCTGTTCAGAGCAGTCCGACCCATCCTCCCCGTGATGGCGGCCATCGGGTTGTTCCAATGGTGGCAACTGGGCGGTCCCGTGGCGGCGCGGATCGTACTCAATGTCCTGGTCTGCGTGGTGGCCGCGTCCATATTGACCGCCACCACGCCGATGCAACGGCTCCTCGACGGCGTCGTCTCCCTGGCTGTGCCGTTCCGGCGCTTTGGCGCGGATCCCGAACGCTTTGCACTGACCATCGCAATCATGCTCCGCAGTATTCCGTTCATCGCCGGAGCCTACTCCGAGGTCAGGGATTCGGCCCGCGCGCGCGGGCTCGAACGCAACCCCCGGGCACTGGTCCTGCCGGTCTTCATCACTACGGTGGCCTACGCGCGCCAGACCGGCGATGCCCTCGCCGCCCGGGGCCTGGGTGAGCCCGGCACGGCTGACGACGACGATCAGCCAAACCGCTAG
- a CDS encoding SURF1 family cytochrome oxidase biogenesis protein: MYRFLFSSKWLGYLLLAAIFATACVLLGRWQMDRRAESLAEINRVTSNYSATPLPFAAAEGQFSRLDADKEWTQVELKGRYDVSGQRVVRNRPLNGQPGYEVVVPFRLTTGQTVIVDRGWLPIGNNTPGRPDSVPEPPAGEVTVVVRLKPGEPELQRGAPDGQLASIDLPAYAAQLGYPVLTGAYGQLASETPAAATMPYPFPKPSVEEGTHLSYSLQWFTFGVLMFIGFGYAARQQARNAEIDAQDAAEDGAPEYAVAANRRRPAPRKRRNPTAEEEEDAILDAQGY, from the coding sequence ATGTACCGCTTCCTCTTCTCCAGCAAATGGCTGGGTTATCTGTTGCTGGCTGCGATCTTTGCCACTGCCTGCGTCTTACTTGGCCGCTGGCAGATGGACCGCAGGGCCGAATCCCTGGCGGAGATCAACCGGGTCACATCCAACTACTCGGCAACCCCCCTGCCCTTCGCAGCTGCGGAAGGGCAGTTCTCCCGGCTGGATGCCGACAAGGAATGGACCCAGGTGGAGTTGAAGGGCCGCTACGACGTCAGCGGCCAACGCGTAGTGCGTAACCGGCCGCTCAACGGCCAGCCCGGCTACGAAGTGGTGGTCCCCTTCAGACTCACCACAGGACAGACGGTTATCGTGGACCGCGGCTGGCTCCCGATCGGAAACAACACTCCCGGGCGCCCGGATTCCGTGCCGGAACCGCCGGCGGGCGAAGTCACCGTGGTAGTGCGCCTTAAACCGGGCGAGCCGGAGCTTCAGCGTGGCGCCCCCGACGGGCAGCTTGCCTCCATCGATCTCCCGGCTTACGCCGCCCAGCTTGGGTACCCCGTTCTGACCGGCGCTTACGGGCAGCTCGCTTCGGAAACGCCGGCCGCCGCCACCATGCCGTACCCGTTCCCGAAACCCTCCGTGGAAGAAGGGACACACTTGTCCTATTCGCTGCAGTGGTTCACTTTCGGCGTGTTGATGTTTATTGGCTTCGGCTACGCGGCGCGGCAGCAGGCGCGCAATGCGGAGATCGACGCCCAGGACGCCGCCGAGGACGGCGCGCCCGAGTACGCCGTGGCTGCGAACCGGCGCCGCCCGGCTCCCCGGAAGCGCAGGAATCCCACCGCGGAGGAAGAGGAAGACGCCATCCTGGATGCCCAGGGGTACTAA
- a CDS encoding ABC-F family ATP-binding cassette domain-containing protein, producing the protein MITVQDLELRAGARLLMDQVSFRIDKGDKIGLVGRNGAGKTTLTRVLAGEGLPAAGKVTRSGEIGYLPQDPRTPDMEQLARDRILSVRGLDIAVGKLRLAHEEMASEDAAVQRKAMNRYDRLESEFLAAGGYAAEAEAAAICSNLALPDRLLNQPLKTLSGGQRRRVELARILYSDAETMLLDEPTNHLDADSIAWLRDFLKNHQGGLIVISHDTELLEATVNKVFLLDANRAQIDFYNMDWKRYLQQRETDERARKRERANAEKKAQVLFDQANKMRAKATKAVAAQNMAKRAERLLSGLEAVRENDRVAALRFPDPSPCGKTPLTADGLSKSYGSLEIFTDVDLAIDRGSKVVILGLNGAGKTTLLRMLAGVDKPDTGEVIAGHGLKVGYYAQEHETLDVDRTVLQNMRSSAPDMNDSEVRGILGSFLFSGDDVDKPAGVLSGGEKTRLALATIVASSANVLLLDEPTNNLDPASRTEILGALRNYTGAVVLVSHDEGAVEALNPERVVLLPDGVEDHWNEDYLDLITLA; encoded by the coding sequence TTGATTACCGTCCAGGATCTCGAACTGCGCGCCGGCGCCCGCCTCCTCATGGACCAGGTGAGCTTCCGGATCGACAAGGGAGACAAGATCGGCCTGGTAGGCCGTAACGGTGCAGGTAAAACCACTCTGACCCGGGTTCTCGCCGGCGAGGGGCTCCCGGCCGCCGGCAAGGTCACCCGCAGCGGTGAGATCGGCTACCTTCCCCAGGACCCGCGCACGCCGGACATGGAACAGCTCGCGCGCGACCGGATTCTGTCCGTCCGCGGCCTGGACATCGCCGTCGGCAAACTCCGCCTGGCCCACGAAGAAATGGCCAGTGAGGACGCCGCAGTCCAGCGCAAGGCGATGAACCGCTACGACCGGCTTGAGTCCGAGTTCCTGGCGGCCGGGGGTTACGCCGCCGAAGCCGAGGCAGCCGCGATCTGCTCGAACCTCGCCCTCCCGGACCGCCTGTTGAACCAGCCGCTCAAGACGCTCTCCGGCGGGCAGCGTCGCCGCGTGGAGCTCGCCCGCATCCTCTACTCGGATGCCGAGACCATGCTCCTCGATGAGCCCACCAACCACCTCGACGCCGACTCCATCGCCTGGCTGCGCGACTTCCTGAAGAACCACCAGGGCGGCCTGATCGTGATCAGCCACGACACGGAGCTGCTCGAAGCCACCGTCAACAAAGTTTTCCTGCTGGACGCCAACCGCGCCCAGATCGACTTTTACAACATGGACTGGAAGCGCTACCTCCAGCAGCGTGAAACCGACGAACGCGCCCGCAAGCGGGAACGCGCCAACGCCGAAAAGAAAGCCCAGGTCCTGTTCGACCAGGCCAACAAGATGCGGGCGAAGGCCACCAAGGCCGTTGCCGCCCAGAACATGGCCAAACGCGCCGAACGCCTGCTCAGCGGGCTGGAGGCCGTGCGCGAAAACGACCGCGTGGCAGCCCTGCGCTTCCCGGATCCGTCGCCCTGCGGTAAGACCCCGCTCACCGCGGACGGCCTCAGCAAGTCCTACGGCTCACTGGAAATCTTTACCGACGTGGACCTGGCCATTGACCGCGGCTCCAAGGTGGTCATCCTGGGACTCAACGGTGCCGGCAAAACCACGCTGCTGCGGATGCTGGCCGGCGTCGACAAGCCGGATACCGGCGAAGTAATCGCCGGCCACGGGCTCAAGGTGGGCTACTACGCCCAGGAGCACGAGACGCTCGACGTCGACCGGACCGTCCTGCAGAACATGCGCTCCTCCGCGCCGGACATGAACGACTCCGAGGTGCGCGGCATCCTGGGTTCGTTCCTGTTCTCCGGCGACGACGTTGACAAGCCCGCCGGTGTGCTCTCCGGCGGTGAGAAAACGCGCCTGGCGCTGGCCACGATCGTGGCGTCGAGCGCGAACGTGCTGCTTCTCGATGAGCCCACCAACAACCTCGACCCGGCCAGCCGCACCGAGATTCTGGGTGCCCTGCGCAACTACACCGGCGCCGTCGTCCTTGTGAGCCACGATGAAGGTGCCGTCGAAGCCCTCAACCCCGAGCGCGTCGTCCTGCTGCCCGACGGCGTAGAAGACCACTGGAACGAAGACTACCTGGACCTGATTACGCTGGCTTAG
- the ypfJ gene encoding KPN_02809 family neutral zinc metallopeptidase — protein MSFNDNVQLDPSQVQDRRGMGRGTKIGGGIGGGIILLLAALFGVNPQLLEGLTGTVQEPQSTGSAPACQTGADADARLDCRITGTVNSLNAFWPAYLAQYNTEYPRPTTVIFSQATNTGCGGATSEVGPFYCPADTTAYFDPGFFQDLVDRFGSSGGPLAQEYVVAHEFGHHVQNIMGNLDRAQQDPQGPESGAVRVELQADCYAGLWVRYATTQKDPNTGQPFLEPLTQQDLNDALSAASAVGDDRIQKAATGRVSPEAWTHGSSAQRQKWFYQGYQTGDINKCDTFSAATL, from the coding sequence ATGAGTTTCAATGACAACGTTCAGCTGGATCCGTCGCAGGTCCAGGACCGGCGCGGGATGGGCCGCGGGACCAAGATCGGCGGCGGCATCGGCGGCGGAATCATCCTCCTGCTTGCCGCCCTGTTTGGGGTCAACCCGCAACTGCTGGAAGGCCTGACTGGCACGGTCCAGGAACCGCAGAGCACGGGTAGCGCGCCTGCCTGCCAGACGGGCGCCGACGCTGATGCCCGGCTCGACTGCCGCATCACCGGAACGGTGAACAGCCTTAATGCGTTCTGGCCGGCCTACCTCGCCCAGTACAACACGGAGTATCCGCGTCCCACCACCGTGATCTTCAGCCAGGCCACCAATACCGGCTGCGGCGGGGCAACCTCCGAGGTGGGTCCGTTCTATTGCCCGGCCGACACCACCGCCTACTTCGATCCCGGCTTCTTCCAGGACCTGGTGGACCGGTTCGGATCTTCAGGCGGGCCGCTGGCCCAGGAATACGTCGTGGCGCACGAGTTCGGCCACCATGTCCAGAACATCATGGGCAACCTTGACCGCGCCCAGCAGGATCCGCAGGGCCCCGAATCCGGTGCCGTCCGCGTTGAACTGCAGGCGGACTGCTACGCCGGACTCTGGGTCCGGTACGCCACAACGCAGAAGGACCCCAACACCGGCCAGCCGTTCCTTGAGCCGCTCACCCAGCAGGACCTGAACGATGCACTTTCCGCGGCATCCGCCGTTGGTGACGACCGCATCCAAAAAGCGGCAACCGGCCGGGTCTCCCCTGAGGCCTGGACACACGGCTCCAGCGCCCAGCGGCAGAAATGGTTCTACCAGGGCTACCAGACCGGCGACATCAACAAGTGCGATACCTTTAGCGCCGCCACGCTCTAG